In Capillimicrobium parvum, a genomic segment contains:
- a CDS encoding hydantoinase/carbamoylase family amidase: MTPAVDAAAVIARLREADVRSGGRREAWGAPWAAERERLVEHARALVPGVEIERDAFANLWFVVPGRRAETLLLASHVDCVPGGGWLDGILGVHAGLGVLAALTTDGPGERTIAVADWADEEGTRFGRSLLGSSMATGQATRAEIDGLGAAAVLAEHGVVLDRLGERSPRLAHVAAALELHIEQGPILERAGRACAAVSGCLGVRRLAFALTGAAGHAGATPMADRRDPVRAAAEAIAAIGDAGEGLDGYATVGRVEAEPAIPTAIAQRCAFTVDLRHPERDRLVALERAAADAADAAAERHGCGVERRLLWEIDPIAFDSTLVERAVRATGGGAPVVSGPLHDSAALARAGIPAAMVFAPSIGGISHTRAEDTAETDLAEAIATFARLAGELAVSP; this comes from the coding sequence GTGACGCCCGCCGTCGACGCCGCCGCCGTCATCGCCCGCCTCCGGGAGGCCGACGTGCGCAGCGGCGGGCGCCGTGAGGCGTGGGGCGCCCCGTGGGCGGCGGAGCGCGAGCGGCTGGTCGAGCACGCGCGGGCGCTCGTCCCCGGGGTCGAGATCGAGCGCGACGCGTTCGCCAACCTCTGGTTCGTCGTGCCCGGCCGGCGCGCGGAGACGCTGCTGCTGGCCAGCCACGTCGACTGCGTGCCCGGCGGCGGCTGGCTCGACGGGATCCTCGGCGTGCACGCCGGGCTGGGCGTGCTGGCGGCGCTCACCACGGACGGCCCGGGTGAGCGCACCATCGCCGTCGCCGACTGGGCCGACGAGGAGGGCACGCGCTTCGGGCGCTCGCTGCTCGGGTCCTCGATGGCCACCGGGCAGGCGACCCGCGCCGAGATCGACGGCCTGGGCGCGGCGGCGGTCCTCGCCGAGCACGGCGTCGTGCTCGACCGGCTCGGCGAGCGGTCCCCGCGCCTCGCCCACGTCGCCGCGGCGCTGGAGCTGCACATCGAGCAGGGCCCGATCCTCGAGCGCGCCGGTCGCGCCTGCGCCGCCGTGTCCGGCTGCCTCGGCGTGCGCCGGCTCGCCTTCGCGCTCACGGGCGCGGCCGGCCACGCCGGCGCCACGCCGATGGCCGACCGCCGCGACCCGGTGCGCGCGGCGGCCGAGGCGATCGCCGCGATCGGCGACGCCGGAGAGGGGCTCGACGGCTACGCCACCGTCGGGCGCGTCGAGGCCGAGCCCGCGATCCCGACGGCGATCGCGCAGCGGTGCGCGTTCACGGTCGACCTGCGCCACCCCGAGCGCGATCGGCTCGTCGCGCTCGAGCGGGCGGCCGCCGATGCCGCGGATGCGGCGGCCGAGCGCCACGGCTGCGGCGTCGAGCGCCGCCTGCTGTGGGAGATCGACCCCATCGCCTTCGACTCCACCCTCGTCGAGCGCGCGGTCCGCGCGACGGGCGGCGGCGCGCCCGTGGTCAGCGGCCCGCTGCACGACAGCGCCGCGCTGGCCCGCGCGGGCATCCCGGCCGCGATGGTGTTCGCCCCGTCGATCGGCGGCATCAGCCACACGCGCGCCGAGGACACCGCGGAGACGGACCTCGCCGAGGCGATCGCGACCTTCGCCCGGCTGGCGGGCGAGCTCGCGGTCAGCCCGTGA
- a CDS encoding NAD(P)-dependent oxidoreductase — protein MRAPLAPSASVAFVGLGRMGFPMAGHLAAAGFAVRGFDVSADARERLAALDGAAAFATASEAADGADAIILMVPDSGVVESVLVGGGLLEALPRDALVIDMSSSEPLRTRALAERAAGLGVELVDAPVSGGVAGAQAATLTIMAGGPGETVAACRPLFEVVGATVVHAGPVGAGHALKSLNNLLSATTFLATCEALEIGRGFGLDPQTMLDAINVSTGRSLATERKWPDQVLTERYASGFALALMAKDMRIAIGLARQLGAEHALGAEALSVWERAQRALPADADQTEVGRWVRAESGGG, from the coding sequence ATGCGCGCTCCCCTCGCGCCGAGCGCGTCCGTCGCGTTCGTCGGCCTCGGCCGGATGGGGTTCCCCATGGCCGGCCATCTCGCGGCCGCGGGCTTCGCGGTCCGTGGCTTCGACGTGTCCGCGGACGCGCGCGAACGGCTCGCGGCGCTCGACGGGGCCGCCGCGTTCGCCACGGCGAGCGAGGCCGCGGACGGCGCCGACGCGATCATCCTCATGGTCCCGGACTCGGGCGTCGTGGAGAGCGTCCTGGTCGGCGGCGGGCTGCTCGAGGCGCTGCCGCGGGATGCGCTCGTGATCGACATGAGCTCGTCCGAGCCGCTGCGCACCCGCGCGCTCGCCGAGCGGGCCGCGGGCCTCGGCGTCGAGCTCGTCGATGCCCCGGTCTCCGGCGGGGTCGCGGGCGCGCAGGCCGCCACGCTGACGATCATGGCCGGCGGCCCGGGCGAGACGGTCGCGGCGTGCCGCCCGCTCTTCGAGGTCGTCGGCGCGACGGTCGTGCACGCCGGGCCGGTGGGCGCCGGCCACGCGCTGAAGTCGCTGAACAACCTGCTCTCGGCGACGACGTTCCTGGCCACCTGCGAGGCGCTGGAGATCGGCCGCGGCTTCGGGCTGGACCCGCAGACGATGCTCGACGCGATCAACGTGTCGACGGGCCGCTCGCTCGCGACGGAGCGCAAGTGGCCCGACCAGGTCCTGACCGAGCGCTACGCGTCCGGCTTCGCGCTCGCGCTCATGGCCAAGGACATGCGCATCGCGATCGGCCTGGCCCGGCAGCTCGGCGCCGAGCACGCGCTGGGTGCCGAGGCGTTGTCGGTGTGGGAGCGCGCGCAGCGGGCGCTGCCCGCGGACGCCGACCAGACCGAGGTCGGGCGTTGGGTACGCGCCGAGAGCGGCGGCGGCTGA
- a CDS encoding NAD(P)-dependent oxidoreductase — protein sequence MSNELPRIGVVGLGNMGGRIAARIRETGRSLIGFDADPAQAARHGIEAAGSLRELVEQADVILLSLPDSRVVEAVMRGPEGLIAAAREGQVVVDLSTASPSSTRALATELAARGATLLDAGVSGGAAAAEKGTLAIMVGGDPGTLEQVREVLERFSTSIFHMGDSGAGHVTKLLNNFLNAVSLAATAEVMVAARVAELDLHKVLDVINASSGVNFASLKRFPNIVDGDYMEGGLTSKLMLKDVTLYLDMLRELGAPSLNAAGPVASFGLALGQGYGDEISNRVVDAIGDVAGGVRLHEEA from the coding sequence ATGAGCAATGAGCTGCCGCGGATCGGCGTCGTCGGGCTCGGCAACATGGGCGGGCGGATCGCCGCGCGCATCAGGGAGACGGGCCGGTCGCTGATCGGCTTCGACGCCGACCCGGCCCAGGCGGCCCGGCACGGGATCGAGGCGGCGGGCTCGCTGCGCGAGCTCGTCGAGCAGGCCGACGTCATCCTGCTGTCGCTGCCCGACAGCCGCGTGGTCGAGGCGGTCATGCGCGGCCCGGAGGGCCTGATCGCCGCCGCCCGCGAAGGTCAGGTCGTCGTGGACCTCAGCACCGCGTCGCCGAGCTCCACGCGGGCGCTCGCCACCGAGCTGGCCGCCCGCGGCGCGACCCTGCTGGACGCCGGCGTCTCCGGCGGCGCCGCCGCCGCCGAGAAGGGCACGCTGGCGATCATGGTGGGCGGCGACCCGGGCACCCTCGAGCAGGTGCGCGAGGTGCTCGAGCGCTTCAGCACCAGCATCTTCCACATGGGCGACTCGGGGGCCGGGCACGTCACGAAGCTGCTCAACAACTTCCTCAACGCGGTGTCGCTCGCCGCCACCGCCGAGGTGATGGTCGCCGCGCGCGTCGCGGAGCTCGACCTGCACAAGGTGCTCGACGTGATCAACGCGAGCAGCGGCGTGAACTTCGCCAGCCTCAAGCGCTTCCCGAACATCGTCGACGGCGACTACATGGAGGGCGGGCTGACGAGCAAGCTCATGCTCAAGGACGTCACGCTCTACCTCGACATGCTGCGCGAGCTCGGAGCGCCGAGCCTGAACGCGGCCGGCCCGGTGGCGAGCTTCGGGCTCGCGCTCGGGCAGGGCTACGGCGACGAGATCAGCAACCGCGTCGTCGACGCCATCGGCGACGTGGCCGGCGGCGTGCGCCTGCACGAGGAGGCCTGA
- a CDS encoding cupin domain-containing protein gives MQIIKGGHSGTASQHRTDTFTGTVWADAVMGQSDGVAITSVSFSPGARTNWHRHEAGQILVVTSGSGHIYDRDGTGGPITVGDVVFIPPDEEHWHGAGPDTFMVHLAISLKHNEWLEPVTDEQYRDAIAGAGA, from the coding sequence ATGCAGATCATCAAGGGCGGCCACAGCGGGACGGCGTCCCAGCACCGCACCGACACGTTCACGGGAACGGTGTGGGCCGACGCGGTGATGGGCCAGTCCGACGGCGTGGCCATCACCAGCGTGTCGTTCTCCCCCGGCGCGCGTACGAACTGGCACCGCCACGAGGCCGGCCAGATCCTCGTCGTCACGAGCGGCTCCGGCCACATCTACGACCGCGACGGCACGGGAGGCCCGATCACCGTCGGCGACGTCGTGTTCATCCCGCCGGACGAGGAGCACTGGCACGGCGCGGGGCCGGACACGTTCATGGTGCACCTGGCGATCTCGCTCAAGCACAACGAGTGGCTGGAGCCGGTCACCGACGAGCAGTACCGCGACGCCATCGCGGGCGCGGGCGCATGA
- a CDS encoding N-acyl homoserine lactonase family protein, protein MAIRYGQATLPRSVLFHHYGAYDEPDAPQDMAYYVYVLRSDERTLLVDTGFRPETVARRPGRSGIVELPDALARLGIDARSIDEIIVTHFHWDHTGNLHRFPGAGLVVPEAEAAFWSTPVARHAPFWSHVESDDVELLLSAQREGRARTTGADETVAPGIRAITVGGHSPGQQVLVVDTARGPVVLTSDAVHLYEELELGRPFGIVVDLREMYAAYELVRGLEADGALVVPGHDPEVTRRFPSVGGDAGSFAFRIA, encoded by the coding sequence GTGGCGATCCGCTATGGGCAGGCGACGCTCCCGCGCAGCGTCCTCTTTCACCATTACGGCGCCTACGACGAGCCCGACGCGCCGCAGGACATGGCGTACTACGTCTACGTCCTGCGCTCGGACGAGCGAACCCTGCTCGTCGACACCGGCTTCCGTCCCGAGACGGTGGCGCGCCGGCCCGGGCGCTCGGGCATCGTCGAGCTGCCCGACGCGCTCGCCCGGCTCGGCATCGACGCGAGGTCGATCGACGAGATCATCGTCACCCACTTCCACTGGGACCACACCGGCAACCTGCACCGCTTCCCCGGGGCCGGCCTGGTCGTCCCCGAGGCGGAGGCGGCGTTCTGGAGCACGCCGGTGGCCCGTCACGCGCCGTTCTGGTCGCACGTCGAGAGCGACGACGTCGAGCTGCTGCTGAGCGCTCAGCGCGAGGGTCGCGCCCGGACGACGGGCGCCGACGAGACGGTCGCGCCCGGCATCCGCGCGATCACGGTCGGCGGCCACTCCCCCGGCCAGCAGGTGCTCGTGGTCGACACCGCGCGCGGGCCGGTCGTGCTGACCTCCGACGCCGTGCACCTGTACGAGGAGCTCGAGCTCGGCCGGCCGTTCGGGATCGTCGTCGATCTGCGGGAGATGTACGCCGCCTACGAGCTCGTGCGCGGGCTGGAGGCCGACGGTGCGCTCGTCGTGCCCGGCCATGATCCCGAGGTGACGCGCCGATTCCCGTCCGTGGGCGGCGACGCGGGGTCGTTCGCCTTCCGGATCGCCTGA
- a CDS encoding response regulator — MIRIAIVDDHPALRAGLRTVIEAEPGLVFAGESNGQEESVWPLLRRTSPDLVLLDYHLPETDGLQLCHRIKRQITPPKVLVYSAYASPSLALPARIAGADGVIDKGVAARDLFEAIRLVYGGERLLPESSHYLMREALDQLDDADRPIVGMLLDGSTTSEIAEVLRAAPEDVENAVRRILAALSTQVRV; from the coding sequence ATGATCCGCATCGCCATCGTCGACGACCATCCTGCGCTCCGCGCCGGCCTGCGCACGGTCATCGAAGCGGAGCCGGGCCTGGTCTTCGCCGGCGAGAGCAACGGTCAGGAGGAGTCGGTCTGGCCGCTGCTGCGGCGCACGAGCCCCGACCTCGTGCTCCTCGACTATCACCTGCCGGAGACCGACGGCCTGCAGCTGTGCCATCGCATCAAGCGCCAGATCACGCCGCCGAAGGTCCTCGTGTACTCGGCCTACGCGAGCCCGTCGCTCGCGCTGCCCGCCCGCATCGCCGGCGCCGACGGCGTCATCGACAAGGGGGTCGCCGCGCGCGACCTGTTCGAGGCGATCCGGCTGGTCTACGGCGGCGAGCGTCTGCTGCCGGAGTCGTCGCACTATCTCATGCGCGAGGCGCTCGACCAGCTCGACGACGCCGACCGCCCGATCGTCGGCATGCTGCTCGACGGCTCGACCACGAGCGAGATCGCCGAGGTCCTGCGCGCCGCGCCCGAGGACGTGGAGAACGCGGTGCGCCGCATCCTCGCCGCCCTCAGCACGCAGGTCCGCGTCTAG
- a CDS encoding sensor histidine kinase: MPWLVLFIAVRLMASGIATALLAFGSADVALIVLSAYGAGSTVLIALWPRIRREPVAWVFDSLFVLVLVYASGDWRSPFYLLWLTTLALPAVQLRLRYTVWLGLGATLVYLVVAIIGGPAPGTVRPLTSETLVVHLALPALLVFGLGYAADAIRRLQFERTRRERLAIEAERRRIAWELHDSAKQRLHAAHLLVSSLQDRVGHDVEPAVQRASIELQSAAADMDTSLAELRSPLEGRPLHIALAERARTMAPDDGPSISVRGTAPDMSPLVAAHVYRIGCEALTNALRHAEATAIDVTLEPRGGGLRMAIADDGRGLPTGRRPHATGILAMQGRAASIGAELTISARDGGGTRVLVDVPTNGEVHP; this comes from the coding sequence ATGCCCTGGCTGGTGCTCTTCATCGCCGTCCGCCTCATGGCGAGCGGGATCGCGACGGCGCTCCTGGCCTTCGGCTCCGCCGACGTCGCGCTGATCGTCCTCAGCGCCTACGGCGCCGGCAGCACCGTGCTCATCGCCCTCTGGCCGCGCATCCGGCGCGAGCCCGTGGCCTGGGTGTTCGACAGCCTGTTCGTGCTCGTGCTCGTGTACGCCTCCGGCGACTGGCGCAGCCCGTTCTACCTGCTCTGGCTCACCACGCTCGCCCTGCCCGCGGTGCAGCTGCGCCTGCGCTACACCGTCTGGCTCGGGCTCGGGGCGACGCTCGTCTACCTCGTCGTGGCGATCATCGGCGGCCCGGCGCCCGGAACGGTGCGCCCGCTGACCTCCGAGACCCTCGTCGTCCACCTCGCCCTGCCGGCGCTGCTGGTGTTCGGGCTCGGCTACGCGGCCGACGCGATCCGGCGCCTGCAGTTCGAGCGCACGCGGCGCGAGCGCCTCGCGATCGAGGCCGAGCGCCGGCGCATCGCCTGGGAGCTGCACGACTCGGCCAAGCAGCGCCTCCACGCGGCGCATCTCCTGGTCAGCTCGCTGCAGGACCGCGTCGGCCACGACGTCGAGCCCGCCGTCCAGCGCGCGTCGATCGAGCTCCAGTCGGCCGCGGCCGACATGGACACGAGCCTGGCGGAGCTGCGCTCGCCGCTCGAGGGCCGGCCGCTGCACATCGCGCTCGCCGAGCGCGCGCGGACGATGGCGCCCGACGACGGCCCCAGCATCAGCGTCCGCGGGACGGCGCCCGACATGTCGCCGCTCGTCGCCGCGCACGTCTACCGGATCGGCTGCGAGGCCCTGACGAACGCCCTGCGCCACGCCGAGGCGACGGCGATCGACGTGACGCTCGAGCCGCGCGGCGGCGGGCTGCGGATGGCGATCGCCGACGATGGCCGCGGCCTGCCGACGGGGCGCCGCCCGCACGCCACCGGCATACTCGCCATGCAGGGCCGCGCCGCGAGCATCGGCGCCGAGCTCACGATCAGCGCCCGCGACGGCGGCGGAACGCGGGTTCTCGTCGACGTCCCCACGAACGGAGAGGTCCATCCATGA
- a CDS encoding enoyl-CoA hydratase/isomerase family protein, whose amino-acid sequence MSETAADPGSAYETIRVARDGAVAIVELHRPDSLNAISLDMGRELLAALRAIAADRDVGAVVLTGAGRGFSSGADLRDVSGATTQTGRPDVAGRLRDTLNPITLTLREMPQPVVAAVNGVAAGIGCAYALACDVVIAARSASLLLAFVNVALVPDGGASLLVSARGGLGRGLEMALLGEKVSAEQALAYGLVNRIEDDERLLESALDVARGLAAGPPETHAAIKRLLNEPYLEPLRRQLELEADAQAARVESDEAVEAISAFLQKRAPRFRG is encoded by the coding sequence GTGTCTGAGACTGCCGCGGACCCCGGATCCGCATACGAGACGATCAGGGTCGCACGCGACGGCGCGGTCGCGATCGTCGAGCTGCACCGGCCCGACTCGCTGAACGCGATCAGCCTCGACATGGGTCGCGAGCTCCTCGCCGCGCTGCGGGCGATCGCCGCGGATCGCGACGTCGGCGCGGTGGTGCTCACCGGGGCCGGGCGCGGCTTCAGCTCGGGCGCCGACCTGCGCGACGTCAGCGGCGCCACCACGCAGACGGGGCGCCCCGACGTGGCCGGCCGCCTGCGCGACACGCTGAACCCGATCACGCTCACGCTGCGCGAGATGCCCCAGCCGGTCGTCGCCGCGGTCAACGGCGTGGCCGCCGGCATCGGCTGCGCCTACGCGCTCGCGTGCGACGTCGTCATCGCGGCACGCTCGGCCTCGCTGCTGCTCGCGTTCGTCAACGTCGCGCTCGTGCCCGACGGCGGCGCGTCGCTGCTCGTCTCCGCACGGGGCGGGCTGGGCCGCGGGCTCGAGATGGCGCTGCTCGGCGAGAAGGTGTCGGCCGAGCAGGCGCTCGCCTACGGGCTCGTCAACCGCATCGAGGACGACGAGCGGCTGCTGGAGAGCGCGCTCGACGTGGCCCGGGGCCTGGCCGCCGGGCCGCCCGAGACGCACGCCGCCATCAAGCGCCTGCTCAACGAGCCCTACCTCGAGCCCCTGCGCCGTCAGCTCGAGCTCGAGGCGGACGCGCAGGCCGCGCGCGTCGAGTCCGACGAGGCGGTCGAGGCCATCAGCGCGTTCCTGCAGAAGCGCGCGCCGCGCTTCCGCGGCTGA
- a CDS encoding FadR/GntR family transcriptional regulator, protein MASDARPAKAKLAYEEIAGLVRRQIVGGELNVGDRLPSETRLALHFGVSRSTIREALRTLQESGFVERVSPRIMVVRRDDDEPVQRELVRALRRNNVTFADLHGALFLLEPELSRLAAERAAPGDIRELEDNLDAQAAHLTDFATWNRLDQEFHLAIADIAGNPALILARAPITQLLMPALDRFMSSERLTGGALARHRRILTEIRHGDGEAAELMTRRHVDEFRQAWEQAGLDPQLPIDDLALEDAPPAGVRAG, encoded by the coding sequence ATGGCGTCCGACGCGCGGCCGGCGAAGGCGAAGCTCGCCTACGAGGAGATCGCGGGGCTCGTGCGCCGTCAGATCGTCGGCGGGGAGTTGAACGTCGGCGACCGCCTTCCCTCCGAGACGCGCCTGGCCCTGCATTTCGGCGTCAGCCGCTCGACGATCCGCGAGGCCCTGCGCACGCTGCAGGAGTCCGGGTTCGTCGAGCGCGTGAGCCCGCGCATCATGGTCGTGCGCCGCGACGACGACGAGCCCGTCCAGCGCGAGCTCGTCCGCGCGCTGCGGCGCAACAACGTCACCTTCGCCGACCTGCACGGCGCCCTGTTCCTGCTCGAGCCCGAGCTGTCGCGACTCGCGGCCGAGCGTGCCGCCCCAGGCGACATCCGCGAGCTCGAGGACAACCTCGACGCGCAGGCCGCCCACCTCACGGACTTCGCCACGTGGAACCGGCTCGACCAGGAGTTCCACCTGGCGATCGCCGACATCGCCGGCAACCCCGCGCTCATCCTCGCGCGCGCACCGATCACCCAGCTGCTCATGCCGGCGCTCGACCGCTTCATGTCCAGCGAGCGGCTCACCGGCGGGGCGCTCGCCCGGCACCGCCGCATCCTCACCGAGATCCGCCACGGCGACGGCGAGGCGGCCGAGCTGATGACCCGGCGCCACGTCGACGAGTTCCGCCAGGCGTGGGAGCAGGCCGGCCTGGACCCCCAGCTGCCGATCGACGACCTCGCGCTCGAGGACGCGCCGCCGGCGGGCGTGCGCGCCGGCTGA
- a CDS encoding alpha-ketoacid dehydrogenase subunit beta codes for MSSATDSPAAAPVKAQTRYMEALNRGLADAMEEDERVVLIGIDVGAGGGIFTVTRGLHERFGPDRVIDTPISEMGYVGAAVGAAMTGLRPIVEIMFLDFIGVCLDPILNQASKLGYMTNGALKVPIVFRTQTGAGRSAGAQHSQSLEAMLAHVPGLKVVMPATVTDAHDLMLDAVRDPGPVVFIENRRLYAMRGELGVDPLPLGRARIAAPGDDVTVVTWGQSLRECLGAAEAASVSLEVIDLRSIVPLDMETVLRSAERTGRVLVVHEAVQDFGAGAEIAARVGHDLFDLLRTPVRRLGTPSVPMPFNPALERALLPGAHSIADAAAALVAEG; via the coding sequence ATGTCTTCGGCGACTGACTCGCCCGCCGCCGCGCCCGTCAAGGCGCAGACCCGCTACATGGAGGCGCTCAACCGGGGTCTCGCCGACGCGATGGAGGAGGACGAGCGCGTTGTCCTGATCGGCATCGACGTCGGCGCGGGCGGTGGCATCTTCACCGTCACGCGCGGGCTGCACGAGCGCTTCGGCCCGGACCGCGTCATCGACACGCCGATCAGCGAGATGGGCTACGTCGGCGCGGCGGTCGGCGCCGCGATGACCGGCCTGCGCCCGATCGTCGAGATCATGTTCCTCGACTTCATCGGCGTGTGCCTGGACCCGATCCTCAACCAGGCGTCCAAGCTCGGGTACATGACGAACGGCGCGCTGAAGGTGCCGATCGTCTTCCGCACCCAGACCGGCGCCGGCCGCAGCGCCGGCGCCCAGCACTCCCAGAGCCTCGAGGCGATGCTCGCCCACGTCCCGGGGCTGAAGGTCGTCATGCCCGCCACCGTCACCGACGCGCACGACCTGATGCTCGACGCGGTGCGCGACCCGGGGCCGGTCGTGTTCATCGAGAACCGCCGCCTGTACGCGATGCGCGGCGAGCTCGGGGTCGACCCGCTGCCGCTCGGCCGCGCGCGGATCGCAGCGCCCGGCGACGACGTCACCGTCGTCACCTGGGGCCAGTCGCTGCGCGAGTGCCTCGGCGCGGCGGAGGCGGCGAGCGTCTCGCTGGAGGTCATCGACCTGCGCTCTATCGTTCCCCTGGACATGGAGACCGTTCTGCGATCGGCCGAGCGCACCGGACGCGTCCTCGTGGTCCACGAGGCGGTGCAGGACTTCGGCGCCGGGGCCGAGATCGCCGCCCGGGTCGGCCACGACCTCTTCGACCTGCTGCGCACGCCGGTCCGCCGGCTGGGGACGCCCTCGGTGCCCATGCCGTTCAACCCGGCGCTCGAGCGCGCGCTGCTGCCGGGAGCCCACTCGATCGCCGACGCCGCCGCGGCGCTGGTGGCGGAGGGCTGA
- a CDS encoding thiamine pyrophosphate-dependent dehydrogenase E1 component subunit alpha yields MLLELYERMALIRAFETRVAELYRDGEIPGFVHTSLGQEAVAAGVCAALRDDDYLATTHRGHGHVLAKGADLDGMMAELFAKATGLCGGKGGSMHVADPAKGILGANAIVGASMPLATGAGLSSKRLGQDRVAVAFFGEGAVNQGTFHEALNLCAIWDLPVIFACENNIYAEFSDSRTMTRVPRVADRAVAYGVEASTIDGNDVEAVHAVTFDAAERCRAGDGPFLLEFETYRWHGHYEGDAQPYKPQDESATWRDADPLVVAGRRLTEAGDATSEQLEELRERAGARVESAVEAARAAPDPELEEAYAHVFGD; encoded by the coding sequence ATGCTCCTCGAGCTCTACGAACGCATGGCGCTGATCCGCGCCTTCGAGACCCGGGTCGCCGAGCTGTACCGCGACGGCGAGATCCCCGGCTTCGTCCACACCTCGCTCGGCCAGGAGGCGGTCGCCGCCGGCGTCTGCGCGGCACTGCGCGACGACGACTACCTCGCGACCACCCACCGCGGCCACGGCCACGTCCTCGCCAAGGGCGCCGACCTCGACGGGATGATGGCCGAGCTGTTCGCCAAGGCCACCGGGCTGTGCGGCGGCAAGGGCGGCTCGATGCACGTCGCGGACCCCGCGAAGGGCATCCTCGGCGCGAACGCGATCGTCGGCGCGAGCATGCCGCTCGCCACCGGCGCCGGGCTGTCGAGCAAGCGCCTCGGCCAGGACCGCGTCGCGGTCGCCTTCTTCGGCGAGGGCGCGGTCAACCAGGGCACGTTCCACGAGGCGCTCAACCTGTGCGCGATCTGGGACCTCCCCGTGATCTTCGCGTGCGAGAACAACATCTACGCCGAGTTCTCCGACAGCCGCACGATGACCCGGGTCCCGCGCGTTGCCGACCGCGCCGTCGCCTACGGCGTCGAGGCGTCAACCATCGACGGCAACGACGTCGAGGCGGTCCACGCCGTCACCTTCGACGCCGCCGAGCGCTGCCGGGCCGGCGACGGCCCGTTCCTGCTGGAGTTCGAGACCTATCGCTGGCACGGCCACTACGAAGGCGACGCCCAGCCCTACAAGCCGCAGGACGAGTCGGCCACCTGGCGCGACGCCGACCCGCTGGTCGTCGCCGGCCGCCGGCTCACCGAGGCCGGCGACGCGACCAGCGAGCAGCTCGAGGAGCTCCGCGAACGCGCCGGCGCCCGCGTCGAGAGCGCCGTCGAGGCCGCGCGCGCGGCTCCGGACCCCGAGCTCGAGGAGGCCTACGCGCATGTCTTCGGCGACTGA